One genomic window of Methanoculleus sp. SDB includes the following:
- a CDS encoding NUDIX hydrolase, translating to MVIEKTNVYLPSGRTKERIVVRPGKAVAILPCEEDECVLIRQYRHAIGRWIYEAPAGTMDAGETPEATARRELIEETGLAATVIEPKGSIYTTPGYTDEVIYLFEASGLCPSDAHMPDEDEMIEVVRVSRDEVHSMIEDGSIVDAKTICLAYRCLR from the coding sequence ATGGTGATAGAGAAAACGAACGTGTACCTCCCGTCCGGCAGGACGAAGGAGCGAATCGTGGTCCGGCCGGGAAAGGCGGTCGCCATCCTGCCGTGCGAGGAGGATGAATGCGTGCTGATCCGCCAGTACCGGCATGCGATAGGCCGGTGGATCTATGAGGCGCCGGCAGGCACGATGGACGCGGGAGAGACCCCCGAGGCGACTGCCCGTCGGGAGCTCATCGAAGAGACGGGGCTGGCTGCCACCGTGATCGAACCGAAAGGAAGCATTTACACGACGCCCGGGTACACCGACGAGGTGATCTACCTCTTCGAAGCGTCAGGCTTGTGTCCCTCGGATGCGCATATGCCTGACGAGGACGAGATGATCGAAGTGGTGCGCGTGTCACGCGATGAGGTGCACAGCATGATCGAGGACGGGAGCATCGTCGATGCAAAGACCATCTGCCTTGCATACCGGTGCCTGAGGTGA
- a CDS encoding 30S ribosomal protein S7, which yields MLFNKWDLSEVEIKDPGLIRYVNIHSMIVPHSCGKLAGTQFAKSEMLIVERLINKLMQTEHNTGKKELVIRIVKDAFEIINKKTKRNPVEVLVEAISNTGPREESVRLKYGGINVPKSVDTAPQRRVDSALTFIARGVRNASHKKKKPVAAVLADELIAAAGGDSRCFSVSKKEERERVAKSAR from the coding sequence CTGCTTTTCAACAAGTGGGACCTCTCCGAAGTGGAGATCAAAGATCCCGGCCTTATCCGGTATGTCAACATTCACTCCATGATCGTTCCCCATTCATGCGGGAAGCTTGCCGGCACCCAGTTTGCCAAAAGCGAGATGCTGATCGTGGAGCGGCTCATCAACAAACTGATGCAGACCGAACACAATACCGGGAAAAAAGAGCTTGTTATCCGGATTGTCAAGGATGCCTTTGAAATCATCAATAAAAAGACGAAGCGCAACCCCGTCGAGGTGCTCGTGGAGGCAATTTCAAACACAGGGCCCCGCGAAGAGAGCGTCCGGCTCAAGTACGGTGGCATAAACGTACCGAAATCGGTTGACACGGCACCCCAGCGGCGTGTAGACTCCGCACTTACCTTCATCGCCCGTGGCGTGCGCAACGCGTCGCACAAGAAGAAGAAACCGGTGGCAGCAGTCCTTGCCGATGAACTCATCGCGGCGGCAGGCGGAGATTCGCGCTGCTTCTCGGTCAGCAAGAAGGAAGAGCGCGAGCGTGTGGCAAAATCCGCCCGATAA
- a CDS encoding 7-cyano-7-deazaguanine synthase has translation MPTAVCLLSGGMDSTTAAYVARDMGYAICGLHVSYGQLTETKERECARIIAEKLGAVDYVEITLEHLLRFGKSSLTDRSLTVGDHDGNAEGIPATYVPFRNANLLSIATSYAEASGAGAIFIGVQASDYAGYPDCRPEFVEAFQRVIDTGTADDTRIRLMSPFVHMNKTAIIRRGLALGVPYGNTWSCYRSNAPACGKCDSCYYRLQAFREAGVPDPIEYGD, from the coding sequence ATGCCTACGGCGGTATGCCTCCTTTCGGGCGGGATGGATTCGACGACGGCCGCCTATGTCGCACGGGATATGGGATATGCTATCTGCGGCCTTCATGTGAGCTACGGACAGCTGACCGAGACGAAGGAGCGCGAATGCGCCCGGATCATCGCAGAAAAACTGGGCGCTGTTGATTACGTGGAAATCACGCTTGAGCATCTGCTCAGGTTCGGGAAGAGCAGCCTGACCGACCGGTCGCTCACCGTGGGTGATCATGACGGGAACGCCGAAGGAATCCCCGCTACGTACGTGCCGTTCCGGAATGCAAACCTGCTCTCGATCGCAACGAGTTATGCCGAGGCCTCCGGCGCCGGGGCGATCTTCATCGGAGTACAGGCGTCGGATTATGCGGGATACCCGGACTGCCGGCCCGAGTTCGTCGAGGCATTTCAGCGCGTCATCGATACCGGGACGGCCGACGACACCCGCATCCGGCTGATGTCGCCGTTCGTGCACATGAATAAGACCGCTATTATCAGGCGCGGGCTTGCCCTCGGGGTGCCCTACGGGAATACCTGGTCCTGCTACCGGAGCAACGCGCCTGCGTGCGGGAAGTGTGACTCCTGCTACTACCGGCTGCAGGCGTTCAGGGAAGCCGGAGTACCGGACCCGATCGAGTACGGGGACTGA
- a CDS encoding peptide chain release factor 1 (Directs the termination of nascent peptide synthesis in response to the termination codons UAA, UAG and UGA), with the protein MAGTAEMDDARKRYEFKKTLEKLAAKEGSGTELITIYIPPDKQIHDVTGQLRDEFGQCANIKSKQTRTNVQSAISSVLSRLKYYNRPPENGMAVFCGTIKLGGDRTDLECTIVEPPEPLGLYMYRCSSNFELEPLRQMLHEKEVYGLIVIDRREAYIGFLRGNRIEPVSGVTSTVPGKQRKGGQSAMRFQRLRLIAINEFYKKVGDRASEAFLAEKDFFERFKGVLIGGPTPTKEEFNDGAFLHHEIQKRVIGLFDVSYTNESGLAELVDAAEEALRGVEVMKEKRVMDRFFKELVKENGLAAYGEESIRKNLELGAVDILLLSGNLRRSRLRIRCQNCGAEEEQTVQMEPGKSAKDMVFGNCEKCSAPRFLEDETDIIDELTDLADQSNTAVEIISDDFEEGSMLYNAFGGIAAILRYRTGM; encoded by the coding sequence ATGGCAGGAACAGCAGAGATGGATGATGCCCGGAAACGGTACGAATTCAAAAAGACGCTCGAGAAACTCGCGGCAAAAGAGGGGAGCGGAACCGAACTCATCACGATCTACATCCCCCCCGACAAGCAGATTCACGACGTTACCGGCCAGCTGCGCGACGAGTTCGGCCAGTGCGCCAATATCAAAAGCAAACAGACACGGACGAATGTCCAGAGCGCAATTTCTTCCGTTCTTTCCCGCCTGAAATACTATAACCGTCCGCCGGAAAACGGTATGGCTGTATTCTGCGGCACGATCAAGCTCGGCGGCGACCGTACCGATCTGGAATGCACCATTGTCGAACCTCCCGAACCCCTCGGCCTCTACATGTACCGGTGCAGCTCGAACTTCGAGCTCGAACCCCTGCGGCAGATGCTCCATGAAAAGGAGGTCTATGGCCTGATCGTGATCGACCGGCGCGAGGCGTATATCGGGTTTCTCCGCGGCAACCGCATCGAGCCCGTATCGGGCGTCACCTCGACGGTTCCCGGCAAACAGCGTAAAGGCGGTCAGTCCGCGATGCGGTTTCAACGCCTGAGGCTGATCGCAATCAACGAGTTCTACAAGAAGGTCGGCGACCGTGCTTCTGAGGCATTCCTCGCCGAAAAGGACTTTTTCGAGCGGTTCAAGGGCGTGCTGATCGGAGGGCCGACGCCGACAAAGGAGGAGTTTAATGATGGTGCGTTTCTGCATCACGAAATCCAGAAACGGGTTATCGGCCTCTTTGATGTGAGCTATACAAACGAAAGCGGGCTTGCAGAGCTCGTTGATGCGGCGGAAGAGGCGCTCCGGGGTGTCGAGGTGATGAAGGAAAAGCGCGTGATGGACCGTTTCTTCAAGGAACTCGTGAAGGAAAACGGCCTCGCCGCGTACGGGGAGGAGAGCATCCGCAAGAATCTCGAACTCGGGGCGGTCGATATCCTCCTTCTCTCCGGAAATCTCAGGAGGTCGCGGCTGCGCATCAGGTGCCAGAACTGCGGGGCTGAAGAGGAGCAGACGGTCCAGATGGAGCCGGGGAAGAGCGCGAAGGATATGGTGTTCGGCAACTGTGAAAAATGCAGCGCTCCCCGCTTCCTTGAGGATGAGACGGATATCATCGATGAACTGACGGATCTTGCGGATCAGAGCAATACGGCCGTCGAGATCATCTCGGATGATTTCGAGGAGGGATCGATGCTCTATAACGCATTCGGCGGCATTGCCGCGATACTGAGATACAGGACGGGAATGTGA
- a CDS encoding 6-pyruvoyl tetrahydropterin synthase, which yields MTTRIYKEVFFEASHRLFHYKGKCYRLHGHQWRVEVWMDGDVDSESGILVDYNLIKDVVHRYDHQVILNREDPMAACLSQFQEVVTTDGDPTSEHLAALLAGQITEACAGAGTPARIRKIRVWESTSCYAEFSHEDL from the coding sequence ATGACGACCCGTATCTACAAGGAGGTATTTTTCGAGGCCAGTCACCGGCTTTTCCATTATAAGGGGAAATGCTACCGGCTCCACGGCCACCAGTGGCGGGTTGAGGTATGGATGGACGGGGACGTGGACTCCGAAAGCGGCATACTCGTGGATTATAATCTCATTAAGGACGTCGTGCACCGGTATGACCACCAGGTCATCCTCAACCGCGAAGATCCGATGGCTGCGTGCCTTTCGCAGTTTCAGGAAGTCGTGACCACTGACGGGGATCCGACGAGCGAACATCTCGCCGCCCTGCTTGCGGGGCAGATAACGGAAGCGTGTGCGGGAGCGGGTACTCCTGCACGCATACGTAAAATCCGTGTCTGGGAATCAACGAGCTGCTATGCCGAGTTTAGTCATGAAGATCTGTGA
- a CDS encoding 7-carboxy-7-deazaguanine synthase, producing MKICEIFKSLQGEGRNQGRPCIFIRLAGCNLDCAWCDTPYAKEEGKEAEIDAILDYAWRLTGDHFCITGGEPLLQGEELLSLIRRLHMASKTVEIETNGTIDFRPFQRFASICMDVKCPSSGEKSNLTLLEFIRSEDSVKFVVADERDCAYARKILARFPVRGEVFISPVEGSDAGAIAEFLITHNIPARFQLQLHKCIGVK from the coding sequence ATGAAGATCTGTGAGATATTCAAGAGCCTTCAGGGCGAAGGACGAAACCAGGGACGTCCCTGCATCTTTATCCGGCTTGCGGGCTGCAACCTCGACTGCGCATGGTGCGATACGCCGTACGCGAAAGAAGAGGGAAAAGAGGCGGAAATCGATGCCATTCTCGATTATGCTTGGCGCCTGACGGGGGATCATTTCTGCATCACGGGCGGCGAACCGCTACTGCAGGGGGAGGAGCTGCTCTCGCTGATCCGCCGCCTCCATATGGCATCCAAGACGGTCGAAATCGAGACGAACGGCACGATTGACTTCCGCCCGTTCCAGCGTTTCGCCTCGATCTGCATGGACGTGAAATGCCCGTCGTCCGGAGAAAAGAGCAATCTGACGCTGCTTGAATTTATCAGGAGCGAGGATTCCGTTAAGTTTGTCGTCGCCGATGAACGTGACTGCGCCTATGCGCGGAAGATCCTGGCACGGTTTCCGGTACGGGGGGAGGTATTTATCTCTCCCGTTGAGGGGAGCGATGCCGGCGCCATTGCCGAGTTTCTCATCACCCATAATATCCCCGCCCGGTTCCAGCTGCAGCTGCACAAATGCATCGGGGTGAAGTGA
- the fusA gene encoding elongation factor EF-2 (EF-2; EF-G; promotes GTP-dependent translocation of the ribosome during translation) has product MTRRKKMVERVTTLMDKPEHIRNIGIVAHIDHGKTTLSDNLLAGAGMISEELAGRQPFMDSDEEEQARGITIDSSNVSMVHEYGGEEYLINMIDTPGHVDFGGDVTRAMRAVDGAVVLVDAVEGTMPQTETVLRQALKEGVRPVLFINKVDRLINELRVDETEMQIRLGKVIDKVNKLIRGMNEERYKAGWKLDAANGTVAFGSALYNWAVSAPYMQKSGVSFKDVYEKCTSGDMKWLAKNSPLSDVVLDMVVRQLPNPLDAQKRRVNIIWHGDKTTKEGTAMLNCDPEGPVQLMVTDISFDPHAGEVATGRLFSGTLRRGTETYVMGTAMRANRLASVGIFMGAERIEVDALPAGNIAAVTGLKDAIVGSTVSSLMEVTPFESLKHYSEPVMTVAVEAKNMKDLPKLVTVLRQVAKEDPTVQVTINEETGEHLISGMGELHLEIITGRIKRDKGVEIITSPPIVVYRETVTRTAGPVEGKSPNRHNRFYIELEPLDPAIVKLIKDGEISMNLPALERRDALVAAGMNKDEAKNVKAIQDTNMFIDMTKGIQYLNETMELVFEGWREALAGGPLADEQVQNLKIRLVDVKLHEDAIHRGPAQVIPAVRAAVKAGILLAGDTLLEPIQHIQITVPQDHMGSATGQIQGRRGQVLDMQSEGDTITVIGNAPVAELFGFAGDVRSATEGRAMWSTEFVGFETVPAGMLNDVVREIRKRKGLKDQIPKPEDYLA; this is encoded by the coding sequence ATGACCAGACGGAAAAAGATGGTAGAACGGGTCACGACACTGATGGACAAGCCTGAGCACATCAGGAACATCGGAATCGTCGCCCACATCGATCACGGAAAAACCACGCTCTCCGACAACCTGCTCGCCGGAGCGGGCATGATTTCCGAGGAGCTGGCGGGCAGACAGCCCTTTATGGACTCGGACGAGGAGGAACAGGCCCGCGGTATCACGATTGACTCGAGCAATGTCTCGATGGTGCACGAATATGGCGGCGAGGAGTACCTCATCAACATGATTGACACTCCCGGTCACGTCGACTTCGGTGGAGATGTCACCCGTGCAATGCGTGCCGTGGACGGCGCCGTTGTTCTCGTGGATGCAGTCGAGGGCACGATGCCCCAGACCGAGACCGTTCTCCGGCAGGCGCTGAAAGAGGGGGTCCGCCCCGTTCTCTTCATCAATAAGGTTGATCGTCTCATCAATGAGCTCAGGGTCGATGAGACCGAAATGCAGATTCGCCTTGGAAAGGTCATCGACAAAGTGAACAAGCTCATCAGAGGCATGAACGAGGAGCGGTACAAGGCCGGCTGGAAGCTCGATGCCGCAAACGGCACCGTCGCCTTCGGGTCCGCGCTCTATAACTGGGCGGTCTCCGCCCCGTACATGCAGAAGAGCGGGGTATCGTTCAAGGACGTGTATGAGAAGTGCACGTCGGGCGATATGAAGTGGCTCGCAAAGAACAGCCCCCTCTCCGATGTCGTCCTCGATATGGTCGTCCGCCAGCTCCCGAATCCGCTCGACGCCCAGAAACGCCGCGTCAACATTATCTGGCACGGGGACAAGACGACGAAGGAAGGGACTGCGATGCTCAACTGCGATCCGGAAGGACCTGTTCAGCTGATGGTCACCGACATCTCTTTCGATCCGCACGCCGGCGAAGTCGCCACCGGGCGTCTCTTCTCGGGCACGCTCCGTCGCGGGACGGAAACCTACGTGATGGGGACCGCGATGCGCGCCAACCGTCTTGCCAGTGTCGGCATCTTCATGGGCGCCGAGAGGATCGAAGTTGATGCGCTGCCTGCGGGTAATATTGCCGCCGTAACGGGGCTGAAGGATGCCATCGTCGGGTCGACGGTGAGCTCGCTCATGGAGGTGACGCCGTTTGAGTCGCTGAAGCACTACAGCGAGCCTGTCATGACAGTCGCCGTGGAAGCGAAGAACATGAAGGATCTCCCCAAGCTCGTCACCGTTCTCCGTCAGGTCGCCAAGGAAGACCCGACGGTGCAGGTCACCATCAACGAGGAGACCGGCGAGCACCTGATCTCGGGCATGGGCGAACTGCACCTCGAGATCATCACGGGCCGTATCAAGCGTGACAAGGGTGTTGAGATCATCACCTCGCCGCCGATTGTGGTGTACCGCGAGACCGTCACCAGGACGGCAGGTCCCGTCGAAGGAAAGTCGCCGAACCGCCACAACCGGTTCTACATCGAGCTCGAGCCGCTGGACCCCGCGATCGTAAAGCTGATCAAGGACGGCGAAATTTCAATGAACCTGCCTGCCCTCGAACGCAGGGACGCGCTGGTCGCCGCCGGCATGAACAAGGACGAAGCGAAGAATGTCAAGGCGATCCAGGACACCAACATGTTCATCGACATGACGAAGGGTATCCAGTACCTGAATGAAACGATGGAACTGGTATTCGAAGGCTGGCGCGAAGCACTCGCCGGCGGCCCGCTCGCCGACGAACAGGTCCAGAACCTGAAAATCCGCCTTGTCGATGTGAAGCTCCACGAGGACGCAATCCACCGCGGCCCCGCCCAGGTCATCCCTGCGGTACGCGCGGCAGTCAAGGCCGGCATCCTTCTGGCGGGGGACACCCTGCTCGAGCCGATCCAGCACATCCAGATCACCGTCCCGCAGGACCACATGGGCAGTGCGACAGGCCAGATCCAGGGACGCCGCGGCCAGGTGCTGGACATGCAGTCGGAGGGCGACACCATCACGGTTATCGGCAATGCTCCGGTGGCAGAGCTCTTCGGGTTTGCAGGCGATGTCCGTTCCGCAACCGAGGGACGTGCCATGTGGAGTACCGAATTCGTCGGGTTCGAGACGGTGCCCGCCGGTATGCTCAACGATGTGGTGCGGGAAATCCGTAAACGCAAGGGCTTAAAAGACCAGATCCCAAAGCCGGAAGATTATCTGGCGTAG
- a CDS encoding arginine--tRNA ligase, producing the protein MYFTVYNEIREALAAQTGCGEADLTDGGEHADLASTVAFRLAKVRKMAPARIAAELAEELRPILEPRDIAVEATGPYLNFRFGMSYVQGAVKAALLPGFGAMPVKKERICIEHTSANPNGPLHVGHIRNSIIGDSLARAFRKAGYPLEVEYYINDMGRQIAIVSWGFSHLGLDRRENEKADHYVARVYIAANRAIEADPSIKEEIERRMALIERGDPETVVAFRKAVDLCVGGIRETLARLNVSHDRFVRENDFVRNHHMLGVINRLRLLPEARNEGTLSLDLSAFGFEKEYVIRRSDGTSVYAARDLAYHEWKAHNFDVVIDVLGADHKLIGAQLQATLRLLGVLPPEIVHFEFVSLPEGSMSTRAGTFVSADELIDEVTVRAFDEVTVRRPELPEEQRREIARSVAVGAIRYDIIRVSPEKSTVFDWKEALNFERQSAPYIQYAHARASSILEKAGSYEEAFSFATEHEIRLAKQIARFPRVIELVVTERRPHLLSVYARELADLFNTFYRYDPVLKSEGKTRNSRLTLVRAAQNTLKEALETLGIDALGSM; encoded by the coding sequence ATGTATTTTACGGTCTACAATGAGATACGCGAGGCGCTGGCCGCACAAACGGGTTGCGGGGAGGCTGACCTGACCGACGGCGGGGAGCACGCCGATCTTGCCTCAACGGTCGCTTTCCGCCTCGCAAAAGTGCGGAAAATGGCGCCGGCCCGTATTGCCGCGGAGCTTGCGGAGGAGCTTCGCCCGATCCTCGAACCGCGGGACATTGCCGTCGAAGCGACGGGTCCCTACCTCAATTTCCGGTTCGGCATGTCTTATGTGCAGGGCGCGGTAAAGGCAGCCCTCTTACCCGGATTCGGAGCGATGCCGGTAAAAAAAGAGCGCATCTGCATTGAGCACACGAGCGCAAACCCGAACGGTCCGCTCCACGTGGGCCATATCAGGAACTCCATTATCGGCGATTCCCTTGCACGGGCGTTTCGGAAAGCGGGGTATCCGCTGGAAGTGGAGTATTATATCAACGACATGGGGCGTCAGATCGCGATCGTCTCCTGGGGTTTTTCGCATCTCGGTCTCGACCGCCGGGAGAATGAGAAGGCGGACCATTACGTTGCACGCGTCTATATCGCCGCAAACCGGGCAATTGAAGCGGATCCATCGATCAAGGAGGAGATCGAACGCCGGATGGCACTCATCGAGAGGGGCGACCCGGAGACGGTTGTCGCGTTTCGAAAGGCGGTGGATCTCTGTGTGGGCGGCATCAGGGAAACCCTCGCACGCCTCAATGTGAGCCACGACCGGTTTGTGCGGGAGAACGACTTTGTCCGCAATCACCATATGCTGGGTGTAATCAATCGCCTCAGACTCCTGCCGGAAGCACGGAACGAAGGAACGCTCTCGCTTGATCTCTCGGCGTTCGGGTTCGAGAAGGAGTACGTGATCCGCAGGAGCGACGGGACGTCGGTATACGCTGCCCGCGATCTTGCCTACCATGAGTGGAAGGCGCACAATTTTGACGTGGTCATCGATGTCCTCGGTGCGGACCACAAGCTGATTGGCGCCCAGCTTCAGGCGACACTCCGCCTGCTCGGTGTCCTGCCGCCAGAGATCGTTCACTTTGAGTTCGTCTCCCTCCCCGAAGGATCGATGAGCACCCGTGCAGGTACATTCGTCTCGGCAGACGAGCTGATCGATGAAGTGACGGTGCGGGCATTTGACGAGGTGACCGTACGGCGTCCCGAACTCCCCGAGGAACAACGGCGTGAAATCGCCCGTTCCGTTGCCGTCGGCGCAATCAGGTACGATATTATCAGGGTCTCTCCGGAGAAGAGCACTGTCTTCGATTGGAAGGAGGCCCTGAACTTCGAACGGCAGAGCGCCCCCTATATCCAGTATGCCCATGCCCGGGCGAGCAGTATTCTGGAAAAAGCGGGTAGTTACGAGGAGGCGTTTTCGTTCGCTACCGAGCACGAGATCCGCCTGGCAAAACAGATTGCCCGGTTCCCCCGTGTCATTGAGCTCGTCGTCACCGAACGGCGTCCGCACCTGCTCTCGGTCTACGCACGGGAACTGGCGGATCTCTTCAATACTTTTTACCGGTACGATCCGGTGTTGAAAAGCGAAGGGAAAACGAGGAACAGTCGCTTAACACTCGTGCGGGCCGCGCAAAATACGCTGAAGGAAGCACTGGAGACACTTGGTATCGATGCACTCGGAAGCATGTAA
- a CDS encoding 30S ribosomal protein S12 — translation MGNGKFAARKCQRNAKNSRWRDVNYSRRALGLDIKSDPLEGAPQARGIVLEKVGVEAKQPNSAIRKCVRVQLIKNGRQVTAFAVGDGAINFIDEHDEVTIEGIGGRLGRSKGDIPGVRFQVTEVNNVCLHEMVIGRKEKPRR, via the coding sequence ATGGGAAATGGAAAATTTGCAGCCAGAAAATGTCAGCGCAACGCCAAAAATTCCAGGTGGCGCGACGTTAATTATTCACGCCGGGCGCTGGGACTCGACATAAAGTCCGATCCGCTCGAAGGAGCGCCACAGGCGCGTGGCATCGTCCTCGAGAAGGTCGGTGTCGAAGCGAAGCAGCCGAACTCGGCAATCCGGAAGTGCGTGCGCGTGCAGCTGATTAAAAACGGCCGCCAGGTGACGGCTTTCGCTGTCGGAGACGGTGCGATCAACTTCATTGACGAACACGATGAGGTCACCATCGAGGGGATCGGCGGACGTCTCGGCCGATCGAAGGGTGACATTCCCGGGGTCAGGTTCCAGGTGACCGAGGTTAATAACGTCTGCCTTCACGAAATGGTCATTGGCCGGAAAGAGAAACCGCGGAGGTAA